The genomic interval ACAACGAAGAGACGAAGCAGGCGATGCTCGAGATGATCATTGACGTCTGGCCGCCGCGGCCGCCTGTCAATTGGATTGAAGCAGTCGAGATCAAAAGCGGCGCATTGCACTACACGCTGACGCGCGAGGCTGCGGAGTTGCTTAGAAAGCCGGAATGGGAAGAGGTTGACGCGCAACCGAAATCTGCTGTCTAAAAGAGGGGTGCGGGAGCGCAAGCGCTCCCGGATGCTTAATCAGGCGGTGATGGCCTTCATGTCGGCCATCAGTTCCTGCCAGCCGATGTTCGACGGCGAGATGCTTAGCGACGTCGAGCCAGTGGTGCGAGAGGACCGCGTAAGCCTCTTCGCAGTACGCCTTGAGGAACGCGTTCGTCATCTTCAGCGGCTTGCCCCACGAGACGCACGTGAAACCCGTCTCGTCGTAGGCAAGCAATGGCACCGCATGGCCGCCCCAACTGCCTGGCGCGCCATCCCCCACCGCGCCGCCCGGCGCCACGTCCACACGTCCTGAGTCTGCGCTGAAATCGGCAGGTTGATGCCGATGTAGGCCGCGCCAAAGTACTCGATCGAGAGTTTCAGTTCATTCAGGTTCGTGGGCATCAGCGCCGAGAACGCGATCGTGTCGGTGCCATCAGGTGTCGGGATACCGGTCGCGCTCCAGTACGCCAGCACGCGCGTCTCCACGGCGCCGTCGTCCTCTTTCGGGAAATCGCTCGTGGCCGAGTAAAGCGCGAGCGTCTGCGCTTCCGTAGGCTGAAAATCGACGCCATTGTTGGCGAACCACGTCTGTACGATGTGGAACGCCGCGGCGGCCGTGCAGCAGCCGTAGCGGTCATTACCGAGGCTGTTCCACGATTTGACCGCCGTCATCCAGTCCACGGCTGGTTTCGGCTGCGCCACCATCATGCTTTTCAGAAGGTGGGGACGCGCGAAGGGATTGCGGCGGGTTTGCGGCCGAGGCGCACCGATGTGAGATCAATCATGCGGAGGCCACCGTGGGAAGTGCTGCGAGCGCAGTCGCCGTCGTCGTGTAGCCAACGGCGTACAGTTTCTGTCGCGTCGCGGCGGACATGTTGCGATCGAAGCTGGAAGCGAAGCCGGTTAGCACGTGAACGATCGTGGCGCCGTTCTTCGTATCGAGCGCGACGTGCGAACTCTCGTTCGAGGCGAGCAACAGGTCAATGATCCGCGGCGCCAGCGTGCGCAGGCCATAGTTGCCGCTTGAGCGGCGCGTCGTCAGACTCGAGGTAGATCCCGAGACGCGGCACGTCATCGATGGTCAGGACGCTGGTACATGTTGTTGCAGCAACCGCCGTCGACGAGCAGCGAGTTTGCGAACGCGACTGGCGCAAAGACAAGCGGTATCGACGCGGACGCGCGCGCGGCGGTCGCCAGTTCAGCGTCCGGCGTCGCCGCCCGGCTGAAGACGAACTCCTTTTCGGTCAGCAGATCCGATGCGATCACCTTGAGTTCGATCGACAGATCCGAGAATTTCTTCCCGTCCGTGAGCTTCTGCAGGTACTGGAGCAGGGTATTGCCCGAGCAGAGGCTCTGGCTCGCGACGAGTGCCCATGGCGAGAAGCTCATCATGGGCGACCAATCAAGCGACATGCATAGCTCGCGCAGAACGTCGAGCGACATGCCGCTCGCGTACAGGCTGGCGACGATCGAACCGCCGGACGTGCCGGACAGCTCGACCACCTCATACCCTGCGTCCGCGATCGCCTGAAGTGCGCCGAGGTGGGCCGGGAGGCGAAACCCGGACCCACTAAGAGCGACGCGGATGGGCTTCATCAGTCAGCGACCTTCGAAACCAGCTTCACGCTCACGTGCGGCGCGACCGCCGAGCTAAGCGACGTCGGCGTGCCGGTCGCGACCGACAGGTTGTATTCGGCCAGCGCCACCGACAGCGACGATTGCAGCACCATCAACGCGGCGACAATCCCGTTCTTGGCGCTGAGCGATGAGCTGTTCACGTCGGCAATCGCGGCCGGGAGCGCCGTGTTGATCAGGTCCGAGACGGTCGTCGTGTTGAGCGCGGAGTTCGCAGCGCACGCGAGCGCGACATCGCTGGTCACGGTGCCGAGCGCGGGAATGGTGTTCAGCACCAGCGACACGCTGTTCAGCGTCGGCTGGAAGACCGTACACGCGGCGGCGATCTTCGCCTGCGCCGTCGCGGCGAACTGGGTGATTTGTGCTTGCGTGACGTCGCCGGTCGTGGTGCTGCCGGTGTTGGCGCAGCCTGCAAAGAAAGTGAGCGCGGCAACGCCTGCCGCGAGAAGCAGCTTCTTCATGATGGATTCCTTGGGATGTGCCGCGAGAGCGGCTGAGGACTTCAGAAACGCCAGCGGGCGCCGGCCTTGATGGAAAAACTGGTGTTGCTCTTCTTCACCGTCACGCTGACTTGCGTGGTCGGCGGGACCTCTGCGTACGCGACGCAGCATGAAACGTCGTAGGTAGCTGGATTTACAACGGGAAGTACCTGCACATGCTCTACAACCGCGCAGCCGGAAAGGGCTACGCACAACAGCACGCCGCGGATCACGATGCCTTCGGCTTCTTCGCGGCCACGTAAGCGGCGTACTGCTCTGCTACCCAGTGAGCAGCCACCACAATGCCGCCCGCGATCGATACCTGGTCCTGTGCCGACAGATTCAGGCCGAAATGGTTGTTCGCCGTCGAGATGACGGCGACGAGGCACGCGATGGCCGCGCCCGTGGTGCCGGTAGCGGCCGGGGACGTCGTCTGGTTCATGAATGCTCCTATGAATAGACAATAAAAAACCCCGCCGAAGCGGGGTTGTCGTTCATCGCCCAGTCTGTGTTCTAGGCGGCGTTTTCAAGGCGATATCAATGGGCCACTTCAATCTATAGATGCGCGCGAAAAGTGTGTTGTAGGCCAACCCAAATTCGCGCGCCCAATCAGCGATTGATTGTTTGCGGCCATCACACTCAAGAATCGTATTGGTGCGTTTGTTGTTCGACTGTCGTTCCCGGGTCGCCCACGTACAATTTCCCGGCTCATAATTTCCGTTAACGTCCTCGCGCTCAAGGGTGGCTCCGCGCGGACGCGCCCCCATATCAGCAAGAAAACTTTCGAATGAATACCAGCGATCACATACGACAATTCCACGGCCACCGTAATCAGCGTATTTCCATGATTTCGGGTTCGCGCATCTCGTCATCATTGACGACCAGGAGTGGTACTCGGGGCTGAATTTTCTACCCTTGGTGTGGCCATGAGTGCGATAGCACTCACCTTCACGTTGAATACAACCGCAAGATTTGGTTTTGCCAAGGCGTACCTCGGACAAAACATAGTCCCGGACGGTACCGCATTCGCATCGTGCGAATACACGTCTGTTCTTGTTGCTGGTGTGATACGGGGCATCCCCGAGAACAGTAAGTCGGTTGAATTTTTCCCCAATTGGGGTAGGATTTTTCACAGCCATCGTTCGATCTCCAGTATCGGATGGTGGTTAGAGCCGCCTTGGTGTTGACGCACCTTGGCGGCTCGTTCATTTTACGGCCGTCTCGAAGTGGTGGATCGTTTCAAAATCCGAAAATTTGTATCCTTCCTTCGCATATTTTTGCGCTACCCATAGAGGAAAAGGCAAAGTATGAATTCCGGAATCCTTTGCTGTATGGTGACTACGACACAAAAGCATTCCGTTGACCGTCATGTCGTCGACAAACTGTGTCCAGTCGGTGAAGTTATCCCAGTCAAACGCACGAATCTTTTCGCCCCACATACCTCCCAACGCATCAGCCTTGAACCGCTCCCAATCGATGAGCTCGGCCAGTGAACGTTCTATGGGATGATGGTGAGCTTCGAGGGGGTGACCCGATTCCTCTGCGGTGCCGTTGCACACAAAGCAGCGACCGCCTTCGCGCTCGATCAACTCCTTGCGTGAGCGCTCGAATAGAGCCGTGGCTTTTCTCTCTTCGTGCGCAGGGATGAGCACTTCGATGGAAAGCGTTTCCTTTTCGGCGTGAGCCTTGGTGACCTTCTCCATACCTTCCTTTCGGCAGTTTGAGCACGGATCCTCCAGCCGAGTCCCGTGGCTACAGCGGGTCGTCATCGCGACCTCCAAAGAAGAAAGCCCGCTTCCGAGGGCCTACTGATTCGCCATCGGCAAGATGGCTTTCAAGACGGGTGAGAACTGTGGATTGCTGGTCTCGCACGGGATCGCGATCAGGTACTGAGCGCCGAAAGCGCCAGCCGAAGCTTCGGCTTGCACCGCACAACCTGCCTTGATCGTGATGTTCCCGATCGTCACCGGGGCGGAATTGATGATGACGTTCGACAGCACAGGTAGTGTTGTGCGATCAGAGCCGAGTTCGGCGGTGATGATAGGCGTGCTGAACTGGGTGAGGGTGGCGCCGTTCAGAATCGCTGTCGCGTCGAAGGTGAGCACCACCGTCTCACGAGGGTCCATGGGGGACATCGTTGGGATCGCGATTTGCATGGGACGTATGCGGACAAGAAAGTTGCGCGCTGGCGCTGCAGCATAGAAGGTGCGATTGGGCGCCTTGCAATAGAACGACCTGTACAGCGATCGAGCGAAGTACGAAGGATTGACCGGGTACGCCGTCGAGTTGAACACTACGATCGTGCCGGACGCCTTCGCGGCGATCGATGCGTAACCGTTCATGGGCTGACTGGCGGCGAGCCTACCGAATGAGCCCGGCGTTACAATGGACACGCCTATTGCCTGGACACTCGCACTGCTTATCGACCCGAATGCGAGCCGTCGTCGAAGCCGTAGCGACTGCGCGCTGCGACTGCGCCAGATTGCTCGCTGCCGAAAAGGCGAGCACCGATGAGCCGATCGCTATCTGGCTTTGAGATAGATCACCAATAGCTGAGGTATCAACAGCCGCCACTCCGACGAGAGATTGAGATTGCGCAATCACCGCCGCTGAAGTCGGAACTACTACAGCACGCCCGGATAGCTGATTCGTTCCTTGTGCAACGATGCTGCCGACGGATTGAGGCACAACCGATGCGACGCCAGCGGCGAGTTGGGTGCTTCCGCAAATCCCAATTCCAATGGGATGAACCACTGAGGCGCCGACGGCGCTCGCGGATGTCGACAATAGTCCTGTCGATGACGGCGAGAGTACCCCCGCAGCATTCGCGGAATTGAAGCTTCTTGCGGCACCAACTACACCGGGAACGATTGACGCGGACCCGATTGCGGCTACCAAAGCAACCACCGCACCCTTCGCGATGGGGCTACCAGATGAAAGACCGATGGCTGACAGGGTACTCGACGCGGCACCAGCCACGCTTGGGGCAATCTTCGCCAAGCCGGTCAACGTGTTTGTTGCTGCGCCGGCCGGAATGAGCGGGACAATGACCGAGGCGTAACCACCCGAATCTGCATTCAGCCCCGACCATGTGATCGATGGAGTGGAAGCGGTGGAGAACGTTTCGTACGCCATCGCCCCGGAGATGCCGGCAGAGTCATCCTGAAGTTGCCAGTCTCTTGTCCATCCAGAAGACGGTGTAAATGTCTGGTTATAGTCGTTGCCGGAGTCGAAGGCGATTGGGGAGAAGGCAAACTCCCCGACTCCCTGCAATGCCTTTGCGCTGGTGGCAGTTAAAGTCGTCGAAGTCCCCGTAGCGTATCCGATCGCGCTTACGTCAACTGGGCTCGCGGCAACGCCCGACAGTTCGTAAATTCTCCCAGTGGGATACTGAGGGTTTGACGTGGAAGCCGTTACGGTCACCGAAACGCTTCCACCAGTCACATACTGGCCAGGCAGGACCGCAACGCACGCACTCGCCCCCTCACCCGGAGTGAGTTGCGAATAAACAAGCCAGTTAGTCGGGAACTGGGGGACACTTCCACCGCCATACCCGTCACCGAATAAAACAGCGACCACCAGCGTGTTGCCAGCCGCTACCCAGAGAGCGAAAAGGTTACGGAAGAAACGCCGCCCTCTTCGACAAGGGTGCCCGACTGGACTATCGCGATGGTCATGTGGATCGTCAGCTAGATTGCGACGGAACGACGAGAGAAAAGGCCATCTCAACCGATGTGCCAGTTTGGATCGAGGTGTTGCCGAGAATCACATCGGCACCCGAGGTGCCTACCGTCAACTGCTGCTCGGCGGTCCCACCTGATGTGCTCAGCCTCGCGAACGTTGCCGTACCTGCAGCGGCTGGCGAATAGCTGGCTGCCGAAAACGTACCAACCGAGGTCATGCCGCCATTCGCGGATACGTACGTTGGTGAGCCCCACGACGTAATCGTCCCCGACGCGAGCAGTGTGTTGCCGCTCAGAGCCGTATCAGGTAGGCGGGCACCGTGCCGCTGTAGACCGAAAGGACTGCATTGGTGCCAGCGTTGGTGGCGAGCGCGGAAACGGCGGCAGACGCTGCGGATTGCGACAGGATCATGTGAGTTCCAGAAAGAAAAGGCCGATCAAAGGCGGCCATGGATTTTGGGGCGTTCGCTTAGGCGACGCCTGCGGCGACCGGCATTACTCCGGTGCTCATTGCCGAGCACAGGCGAACGGCGCGATCACCAACCTGCCCGAACCATTTCGAGTTCTTCATCTCGGCTGCGGCAACCGCGAAGTTGTGAAGCTTGAGCGCGGCGAGCATGTGAGCGAATCCGAGCAGTTTGTCGATGCCCATGTTGAAGCACATGTTGGCGATGACGCGCTGACGCACCTCGTCCAATTGGCGCCACCACGACAGATGCACGTCGAGTTGATGGAGCGTGTCAGCGATGTCCTGCGAGAGGAGTTGAGTGACCTGCGCATCATTCAGCGGGAATTTCCAGCCGGCCCGGCAGCGGCGACGAATTCAGGTTATGGCCAACACCACAGGTCGGATTCCCCTCGCTGTCGATGTATCGGACATACCGAACCGCTTCGTCTCGCCTGAGTTCGGCTTCGAAGAGCGTCAGGATCATGATTCACCCGGCCACTTGCCGTGCGCGAGGCCCCAAATAGCGGCTGCGAACATGATGAACGGACCACACCAGAGAACGACCTTGCGGAGCACTCGCCCTGTACCAGTGAAGAAACCGAGGCCACTCTTGGCCATCTTCAAAAGTTCGACCAGTTCTTGCGTATTTCCCTCGACGCGCAGTGTCGCTGCGGTGTTGTCGTCAAGAGATGCCTGATACGTCGCCATCGTCTTTTCGAAATTGGTCATCCGAGCCTCCATTTCCGCGCGCCACTGCTGGTCAGCGGTGCGTCTGTCAACTGGTTCGTGGTTCAAGGAATGGCCCCGTAAAAGAAAAAGCCGCCCGGAGGCGGCCTTTGGCTGGTCTATATACGTAAAAAAGCCGCCCTTGGGCGGCTTGTCGAATTTGCTTCCTGATGTGGATCAGGCTTTAGCAGCGGTCCACTGCCGGATGGATATTTTTTTCACCATATCGCGCGCGGGCATTTCGATAAATCGCCACAGAGCGAACGCGCATGCGAGTGCGACAACCCAATACGCGACATAAAGCTGCGCGTCGGAATAGTCGCGCAGCCAGTCGTCGCGATGAACCCGGATGAGGCCGATCAAAATCTGGTGGATCAGATACAGGGCGAAGCTCGCTTCACCGAGCAGCACCATCGGCCGCACGCTGAGAATCTTTGAACAGAGCCCGCGGCCAAATGCCATAGCCGTGATCAGCAGCGCGAATCCAGGCGCCGCGCACGAGTGCCCAAAAAACACGACCCATGCGTTGGTATCTAGTCGATGCCCGGCAATCAACATAGGCAGAGATGAGGCGTGGTGCCAAAGGAACCCGATCGAACAGATTGACGCTATTTCGATTGCGGTCCAGACCCAAACATTGTGCCCACCGCGGTCGACGTTTCGCAGGTAGAAGCCTGCGGCAACCATACCCATCACGAACTCACTGATCCGCGCGAACGGCCCGATGTAGGCGATGCCGACAGAAGAGATCGCGAGCGGCGTGCGCGGATCGAAATCGGGGAAACCGGCTGCCGTCGATATCGACAGGAGAAGCGCCACCAGACACCAAACCAGCGGCGCTTTCCACTTCCACGTGTGATGCCAGTCGCGCACAAGGAGAGGAAACATCAGATAAAAGAACATCTCCGTCGAAATACTCCATGAAACGCCGTTGTAAGAGAAGAAGTAGCGCGCGACCGGTATCCACGAATTCACCAGGAACACGTTAGTGAGTGCAATCAGTGGAACATCCGGCCCCTCAGGTCCGACGAACTTCAACCATGGCGGCAACAGGAAAGCGGCGAGAACAAACGTTGTGACGTGCAACGGCCAGATGCGGCCCACACGCAAAGCGTAGTAGCGGCGGATGCTTCCCGGTTCTTCGAAACCTTTTTTGTACACGCAAGTCAGGATAAAGCCCGACAGCACGAAAAAGAAGCTCACGCCGTAGTCGTAAGGAAGACCGTCGAACAGCGTGACGCTGCTTAAAACGGCCCTCATATGCTCAATGACTATCGCTGCTGCTGCGAAAAACCGTAATGTTGTGAGCGCATTTAATTTATTCAATTCGGCACCCCGATTAGGTGCCGAATTATCGCATATTACTTACCAGTTATTACTGGGACTCGTATGAGCCTGAAACCTGATACGCGTAGCCAGCCGAAATCGGCGAAGTGTTCGTCTGATCGATGATCTGGGCGACTCCGCTCGAACCGGAAATCTGCCCAGTCAGGAAGTTACCCGACGAGCCACTGCGCCCCATCAGGTTATAGGCCCCCCGGACCAGACGTGAGCGGAAGCGATACCAGGATAGACCCGGAGCATGTTCCAACCGTTGACAGCGTGGCGCTGATCTGGAGAGTGATCGTCTTGCCGATTCGCTTATACCGTCCCGACCCGCTTTGCGTCCCAGGCGATCCCGATGCGCACGTCAGAGTCGGCGTATAGGTGACCCACGAGTTGGAAGTGTTTATCACCTGCGTCGCCGAACTAACGGCCGAGATTTGACCGGAAGTGCCAACGGTGCCGGCCATGCCCTCAAGGAAGTTCCCGCTGGGGTTGCCGCTTCCATCGTTGTACGTTCCTTCGCCGATTTGCCATGCCATGTGCCCGTACGGGTCAACGACAAAGTTATTGCCAACGCTGTTGGGACCGTTGCTGCCCCCATACAGAAGAATGCCCGACGTGTAATCACCAGTTGTACCCGCACATTGATTCGGCGCGTAAATGTAATTCCCGGTAACGTTGAGGCGGGTAACAACGTCTGCGAGTGCTATCCCCGACTTGCAAGGGTTGAAGATCGAATTACCAGTTACCGCGATGTCGCTCGTAATCTCTTGCGGAGACGTTCCCGGCGCGCCATAAAACGACATGCCGAAATCAGTCGAATGGCTGTTGAAATAGCACGCGTTGCCCGTTACTGCGCCAACGGCACCGTTCTCGACGTTGATGCACTCGATTTGCGTGCCGTATGCAACATTGTTCGCGACCGTGAAGAACGAGGTTGTGCCAGCCGAGGAAGGGCTCGACACATTGATGCCGAACCCAACACACTCTTCAACGTGGTTCCCAGTGATCGTGTAGTTCGAACCTTGCTCGACCGCGATGCAATGACTTGAGCCAGAGCTATAGCCCGCATTGACATAGTTGTTCGAGATGTGGCCAAAGCTTGACGCACCAACAACCGCGATCCCGAGTGCGGTGTCGTTCAGGACGTAATTGTTCTCCAGCGTGAAGTTGGTTCCGGCATTGACGAGAACGCCGTTTGCCGCGGTGATCGTAGTGTTGCGAACATTGAAGTTCGACGAACCGCTCAGGCGAATACCGGAGTTGTTCGTGTACGTCCCGGTCGCAACCTGAATGCGTGGGCCGTCAATGACCAAGCCGCCAGTGTTGCTATCAGCTTCAAGCAGCCCCGCGCCGGACGTCACGGTACCGCTCGCGATCAACGTGCACGCGCCATAGATACGCGTGGTGGTCGTCGGAACCGTGATCCCGCCGATATAGAACGTCTGACCATCCGGGCAGTGAAACACCGGATTTGCCGCCATCGCGTTCTGAAACGCGGTCGTGTTCGTCGCGGCAGCAGCGCTACTGTTCGCAACGGCGCCGAAATCGAACGGATTGCTCGCGTTCGAATAGCAGTCGGACGGCGTGCTGGCAGACGTGGAGGCGTTGCACTTATAGCTGTTGGCCGGCGTCGAAGCAAGATCGGCATTTGTGACAAGGCCCGGTGCCGAGAAGGAACCGGCGACTGCGAGACCATCGCTGATCGTCGTCAGCCCCGAGGCGTTGTTGATCTTGAATGGGTAATCGACGACCGAGCCAGAGTTGTATCGACCGAAATAGAGGTTGCCATTGGTGGACGAATTGCCGTCAATGAGCATTTCCCAATTCGTCGTGCCGCTGTGCTGCAAATTGATGCCAGCAAAGCCGCCGCTGGTATCGTTGACCGTCAGGTGTGCAGCGGAATAGCTGAGCCCAAGCGCGCCGGTGTACGTCCCCCCCGTTAGCGATGCCGGGCTTGCGAGGTTCGCGCTGTCCCAAGGCGTTGCGCCGTTGAAGGTGGGGCGAACAGTAAAAGACGCTTGACCTGTTGATGCCAGAATACTGAAAGGGTAATCAACAAATGATCCGGAAGCATATCTCTGGATGTAATAGCCGGTCGTTCCGACTGTCGTTCCGAAATACTTGGTGCCGCCCACGGCATATGAAATCGTGGTCGCTGCGCCGCCGCTGCTGTCATTCAGCGCAAAGATCGGATTCGTATAACTCAGTCCGGTAGGGCCTGCGAAAGATGCCCCCGAAAGCGCAGCACCGCCCAGATTCGACAACGCAGTGGCTGCACTATTGGCACCCGTACCGCCGCTGGCGACAGGTACAGCGGTCGTCAAGCCGCTGATTGAGCCGCCTGTGATGGCCGGGTTCGTCAGCGCTGGCGAGTTCGAAAGAACAGCCGAGCCGGTGCCGGTCGAAGTCGTTGCACCCGTACCGCCATTCGAAGGCGAAAGGGGATTCTGGAGAACTACGCTATTGAACGTCGGCGACGGATAGGACTGCGCCGATGCAATCAGCGGCAGGGCCAAAAAAAAAGCCGCCCCGAAGGCGGCAATCTTATTCAGTTGGCTTTTCATCATGATTTGCTCAAGACCCCCCCGTTATTCCAGTAGACGCCGCTCGTTGCGGGCAACGTAGTTGGGAGGCTGTTGAACCACGAGGCATATAGCGTGCCGAATACCGAAGTAGAGATACCGGTGATCGCGCTGCCTACGAATGCGGTGGTGGCAAACTGGGTGGTGCTGGTGCCAGCCGCTGCGGTGGGACCAGAGGGCGTACCCGAGAACGTCGGCGACGTGTTCAAGACAACTGAGCCTGTACCCGTTGCTGTCGTGGTCCCGGTGCCGCCGTTCGCCGCCGTCAGCGGGCTTTGCAGTGTGATGCTGTTGAATGTGGGCGACGGATAGCTTTGCGCGAAAGCGACGACCGGCGAAAAGAGGGCGATCAGGAGTAGTTTTTTCATCAGTGTCATGCCGCCACGATTTGGCCGTTAGAAAGCTTCCACAAAGCCGGAGACTTCCATTGCTCGAAAGTACAAACGAGTTCGTTGCTCGAAAGTTCCGGTTCGCTGGAATACGAGCCGACTGCTTCGACCAGATCCGTCTTCGGATTAAAGATCAAGGTGTAGATCATTCGAGCCTCACGAAGGCATGAACTGGTATTCGAGCCAGTGGGAGGCGGGGATAGTTGTCCCGGCATTCGAAGTCGCCGTGGCCGAAACCGTCACACTAGAACCGGATGCAACGTTTTGAACGGTCGAAACAATGGAACTACCAATGATGGATTCCGCGCCACCCGCTACGCCGTTGATGCTCGCGTAATTGGTGAAAGATGCTGTCTGACCAGCATTGGAATTGACAAAGCTTCGTGAAATCACAACACCGTTACAAGGTGCCGTAAAAGTCACCGATCGAACATCTGAACTCGCGGTGCTTGGGGTCCATCCGATGTTCGCTTGCGTCCCTGCAAGGGCAGCGGAGCCGTGTTTGACATAACGGGCGTCTCCCGTATCCAGATTGACAGCGGCATCGCCGATGGTAGGAGCCGCGCAATATAGTTCTGCGTATGCGGTATTGGTGCTATTGACTACGCTTACGTGAGAGTCTGTTTCGAGGAACAGCGGCGACGCGCCTGCTTCGATAGTTCCTGTATTTACCGTAGGGGCGGTAACTGTTTCGGTGAACGTATTGGCGCCAGTCCATGTGTTAGCAGCGCCTTCCTGCCCAAACGATTCTTGCTGACCAGCGGTAGGGCCGCTGAATGCGAAGTCACCGACCAACCAGGAAAGCGCCGCTGTACTTTCTTGCGCACGCTGAACCGTGAGCGTTGCGCCAGAAATTGCTGTTGCGTAGACGACTTCATAGTTATTCCGCGTGGCCACATCGTTCAACGTGACGACCAGCACGGAACCAGACGGAATGCTAGAAGGAAGGTTCGCGGAACTGGCTAATGTGATCGAGGTGGCGGTGTTCGATACTGCACCAGCCAGCGTCGTATTGACGTTGTTGGCAAAATGAATGCTGTCATGGTCACGAAATGGAAACGACGCCGCCGTTATTCCAGAGCTGGTTCGTATTGTTCGGGTTGGTGGTCGGCAAACCGGCGCCGCCAGACGAAAGAAGTTGCGCTGCGGTAACTGATCCAAAATAGACTGGGGCGCCCGTTCCCGATCCGCCCGACACAACAGCCACCGTTCCGCCGTTGTACCAAACCGCCCCGGCAGCAAGTCCCATAGGACTGGTTGGATAGTTCAGGGGAGCCGACATCCACAACACGCCGCCATCGTTATAGAAACTGATGGCCTTGAACTCGAAGTTGTACTGGAACGGAACCGAAACCAGTCGCGCGTTGATCAGTTCCTGAAGCGCGGTAAAGACCGCATCGTCGAAGGAAGTGATCGTGAACGTGTTGCCCGATACCGTGATCGACGGCGGATTGTCCAGAACTGCATAATCCGAACCGTTCGCACCGTTGATGAATCGGCTAACACGATTCTTCAACCATCCCATCGTGAACATCTGTCCGTCGCCGCGGTACAGGTTCCACGTCATCATCCGTTTGTAGATATCGTCGGATGCGGTCTGCGCTGTGCCTGATGAGGAATAGCTCAGGTAGTTGTATGGGACAGTGTTGTAGGCGAAGGCGTCATAGCCTGCGGTGATAGTTGTCGTTTGTGTTGAGAGAACCGGGCGCGATATGCCGTAAATCCCCTGTCCAATCCAGTCAAGCAGCGTACCTGTGATGTTGGGCGAAGTGTAAAGCCCAAGCGGGGTATTGTTGAACCACGACAAGTAACCTTGTGCGAGGCTGTTATAGCTGTCAACAAAAGCCTGAATACTCGAATCATCGAAGTATTGCTGGTACAGGTAGGCGGGAATAACCTGCTGGAGAGGCTGCACAGCAAATGATTCGAGTTGCATGCATCACCCCTGAACAACAGTAACGCCGGACGCGCTCGCAGAAAAGACGCTCTCGGGATCGCCAGCTATGATGCTGGTGCCAGCACTCGGACTTACTGTCACGCCGTTGATCTGAACGACATATTGAAGTGTCGTAATGTTGGCCGCCGAGATGACCGAAGCAACAGCACCACGGAAGGCGGCCGTCATTTCCAGTTCATTGATCGGCTGGCCTACATAGATACTGTTGATATACGACTGGATCGCCGGGAT from Paraburkholderia acidisoli carries:
- a CDS encoding patatin-like phospholipase family protein; the encoded protein is MKPIRVALSGSGFRLPAHLGALQAIADAGYEVVELSGTSGGSIVASLYASGMSLDVLRELCMSLDWSPMMSFSPWALVASQSLCSGNTLLQYLQKLTDGKKFSDLSIELKVIASDLLTEKEFVFSRAATPDAELATAARASASIPLVFAPVAFANSLLVDGGCCNNMYQRPDHR
- a CDS encoding lysozyme family protein → MDEVRQRVIANMCFNMGIDKLLGFAHMLAALKLHNFAVAAAEMKNSKWFGQVGDRAVRLCSAMSTGVMPVAAGVA
- a CDS encoding lysozyme family protein codes for the protein MILTLFEAELRRDEAVRYVRYIDSEGNPTCGVGHNLNSSPLPGRLEIPAE
- a CDS encoding right-handed parallel beta-helix repeat-containing protein, with translation MMKSQLNKIAAFGAAFFLALPLIASAQSYPSPTFNSVVLQNPLSPSNGGTGATTSTGTGSAVLSNSPALTNPAITGGSISGLTTAVPVASGGTGANSAATALSNLGGAALSGASFAGPTGLSYTNPIFALNDSSGGAATTISYAVGGTKYFGTTVGTTGYYIQRYASGSFVDYPFSILASTGQASFTVRPTFNGATPWDSANLASPASLTGGTYTGALGLSYSAAHLTVNDTSGGFAGINLQHSGTTNWEMLIDGNSSTNGNLYFGRYNSGSVVDYPFKINNASGLTTISDGLAVAGSFSAPGLVTNADLASTPANSYKCNASTSASTPSDCYSNASNPFDFGAVANSSAAAATNTTAFQNAMAANPVFHCPDGQTFYIGGITVPTTTTRIYGACTLIASGTVTSGAGLLEADSNTGGLVIDGPRIQVATGTYTNNSGIRLSGSSNFNVRNTTITAANGVLVNAGTNFTLENNYVLNDTALGIAVVGASSFGHISNNYVNAGYSSGSSHCIAVEQGSNYTITGNHVEECVGFGINVSSPSSAGTTSFFTVANNVAYGTQIECINVENGAVGAVTGNACYFNSHSTDFGMSFYGAPGTSPQEITSDIAVTGNSIFNPCKSGIALADVVTRLNVTGNYIYAPNQCAGTTGDYTSGILLYGGSNGPNSVGNNFVVDPYGHMAWQIGEGTYNDGSGNPSGNFLEGMAGTVGTSGQISAVSSATQVINTSNSWVTYTPTLTCASGSPGTQSGSGRYKRIGKTITLQISATLSTVGTCSGSILVSLPLTSGPGGL
- a CDS encoding acyltransferase family protein; translation: MNKLNALTTLRFFAAAAIVIEHMRAVLSSVTLFDGLPYDYGVSFFFVLSGFILTCVYKKGFEEPGSIRRYYALRVGRIWPLHVTTFVLAAFLLPPWLKFVGPEGPDVPLIALTNVFLVNSWIPVARYFFSYNGVSWSISTEMFFYLMFPLLVRDWHHTWKWKAPLVWCLVALLLSISTAAGFPDFDPRTPLAISSVGIAYIGPFARISEFVMGMVAAGFYLRNVDRGGHNVWVWTAIEIASICSIGFLWHHASSLPMLIAGHRLDTNAWVVFFGHSCAAPGFALLITAMAFGRGLCSKILSVRPMVLLGEASFALYLIHQILIGLIRVHRDDWLRDYSDAQLYVAYWVVALACAFALWRFIEMPARDMVKKISIRQWTAAKA